TTAATGTTGAATTCGGTACCCCGTATCCTTCCCTTATTTCTCTTGTGTTTTTGTGGCCCTCTCCGTATTCTCTTTACCCTTTTAGCTTCAATTCCTTTGAATATTGTCCCCTGCTTCTCATCCCTTCACCCCCTTTTCTTTCATACTATCACCTCGTTATTCCCTGTCCTATTTCTTTAGGGGGTGATTACGATTGAAAAGCCGAGAACCGAGAATCCGAGATCCGAGAGAACTTCTAAACACCAGCAGAGCTGGTCGTGGCAACTCCGAAGGAGTTCATAACACTGGCGTAGCCAGTCATACCCACGCACAGCGTGCTTAGCCGCTGCTTCGCAGCGCCCAGCCACGCAAGCGTCATGCTTTATCTCGTCATTACTTCTATAAGATTATCATCAACTGCTTTTACAAAATCATCGAAATCCTTCGGGGCGAGCAAGAGAAGATAGCTTTCATTTTTAAGCTCTATTGCAATCGCTTTGTCTCCAATTGTAAGCATTTTGGCTGTTTTCCCATTTTTTAGCTTAAAATTTCCGACCCTATAATTCCCGATAGAAGTTCCAAAGGTACGTATAGCAGGCTTATATTCAGTATTTTCATTCCAATCGATGATTTTGCAGGATGCAATATCATCGGGAGTGATCGTTATTTTTGCCGAAAGGGGTATACTTATCCTCATTTCTCCTCTTTTAATTTCTATTCCTGCATTGTTGGGCACAATTATGAGGAGCCAGACCATGAAGAATATTAATACAAAAAGGAAAACAGTAACAATTTTAGGCCTTTTATGCTTTTTGGTGAAGATG
The sequence above is a segment of the Kosmotoga arenicorallina S304 genome. Coding sequences within it:
- a CDS encoding PH domain-containing protein; the protein is MTEFFKLGTTLTMSLFSYGIIALIAGITLFSIFTKKHKRPKIVTVFLFVLIFFMVWLLIIVPNNAGIEIKRGEMRISIPLSAKITITPDDIASCKIIDWNENTEYKPAIRTFGTSIGNYRVGNFKLKNGKTAKMLTIGDKAIAIELKNESYLLLLAPKDFDDFVKAVDDNLIEVMTR